CGGACCTGGTGGGACCGCCCCGTGGTGCACCGCCGCATGGGTGACGGAGGTGTGATCCACATCATGCCCCGCGAACGCCGCCGATCCCAGTCCCCACGGCGCGCGTCGTCGTACCCCGCCGGATAGCGTGGGGCGACCCCGCGCGAAGGAGCAGCAGATGATCGGCCACGTCGTGATGTGGAGCCTCAAGGACCCCGCTGACGCACCCGCCTTCAAGGCCGCGCTCGACCGCTGCGTCGACCTGGTCGAGGGCATGCTCGACTTCCAGGTCGGCATCCGGTCGGACGGCCTGGAGGCCTCCGCCGACGTCGTGCTGGTCTCGCGGTTCACGGACGAGGCGGCACTGGCGGCGTACCAGGAGCACCCGGTGCACAAGGAGGTCGCGGCGACCATCGGTCCGCTGCGCTCGGAGCGCCACGTCGTCGACTACACCTACGACGCCTGACCCTCTCGCCGTGACCGTCTGGTTCGCGCTCGGACTGCTGGTGGTCGCCGCGGCCACCGCGGCCGTGGCGCGCACCTTCCGGATCCCGATCGGGTGGCAACCGGTCGTGGCCCTGGCCCGGGCCGCGCTGCAGCTCACGATCATCGCGCTGCTGCTGAAGGGCGTGCTGTCGGCACCCGCGACAGCCGCGGCGTTCATCGCCCTGATGCTGCTCACCGCGTCGACGGTCGCGGGCGGTCGGATCCGGGCCGTTCCCCACGGCCGGCGCCATGCAGCGACCGGTGTCGTCGTCGGTGCCGGCGTCGCGCTCGGCACCGCCCTCGCGCTGCACCTGGTTCCCCTCGACGCCCGCCACGTGATCGCCCTGAGCAGCATCGTCATCGGCAACGCGATGAGCGCCTCCACGCTGGCGGGGCGGCGCTTCGCGCAGGACGCGGCCGCGCGGAGGGGCGAGGTGGAGGGCTGGCTCGCCCTGGGGGCCACCCCTCGCCGGGCGTACGACGACATCCTCCGCGCCGCGGTGGCCGAGTCGCTGCTGCCCAACCTCGACCAGACCCGCGCCACCGGCCTCGTCACGCTGCCGGGCGCGTTCGTGGGTGCGCTCTTCGCCGGAGCCCCGCCGGCGGAGGCGGCCCGGTTCCAGCTGGTCGTGCTCGCGTCGATCGGACTGGCGATGCTCGTGACCGCACTCGTGGTCACGCTCCAGGCCGCCCGCAGCCCCCACGTCTTCGTGGAGTGAGGCACTGCCGCGGCGCGCGCCCGAGCCTCAGGCCAGGCGGACCTCACCGTCGTGCACCGCGATGCGGCGTTCCGGGAGGGGCGTGGCCGCAGGGCCGCGCAGCACGGACCCGTCGGCGATCGCGAACTCGCTCCCATGGCACGGGCAGACCAGCGGAGAGCCGGCCCGCACCGTGCATCCCGCGTGCGTGCACACCGAGCTGAAGCAGCGGAACTCCCCCGCAACGGGCTGGGTGACGACGAGCGACTGAGCGGCCACGACCACCGCTCCCCCGACCGGCACCTGGCTCGTGGCGAGCAGCGAGGGGCCCTCAGGGGCGGCCCCCGCCGGACCCCGGCCGGCACCAGCCGACGGGTGCGCCGTGGCACCGGGCGTCGGCGTCACGGACGCCGCGGGGGCCGCCTGCCGGGCCGCCTCGGCACCACATGCCGCCAGCAACGGAGCAGCACCCACGGCCGCGACCACCGAACGGCGGCTCAGGTTCCCGGCGGACACGGCAAACGCCTCAGTCGCCGGAGTCGGAGGCCGGGACGCTGGCGCTGACCTGGTCGCCCCACGCGGCACGTGCGCCCGAGTCGCCGACGCGGTAGACCTGCACACCGGCGGCGAGCGCCGCCACGACGGCCAGCGCAGCGATCGAACGCAGCAGCGCCGCGCCCGTCGTACCGCGACGGTGCAGGACGACGAGGGCGACGTCCAGCACGAGGAGCGGGATCGCGAACCAGATGAGCTGGTCACCGAGGGCCGCGTGGCGGCCCGGGTCGCCGACGTGCTTCTCCAGCGCCTCACCGCTGGAGGTCGCCACGGGGATGAGCAGGGTCGCGACGGCAGCCGTCCCGACCAGCAGCAGGCCGTGGGTGTCACGCCAGGCGGGACGGACCACCAGTGCGATGGTGCCGAGGATCGCCAGCGGGAGCAGGACGACGACGGCGTGGACGACGAGCGGGTGCACGGGCAGGCCGTTGATGAGGTTGAACATGGGCCGAGTCTCGGCGGGGCTGTCTCAGGCTCGCGGCAACGCAACGTCAAGTCCAGGTCAAGGAGCACCGCACCGGCGGACCACATCGCTAGCGTGACCCCGTGGCCCACCTGATGGTCGTCGAGGACGACGAAGCGATCCGGCGCGCGCTCACCCGCGGCCTGACCGGGCTCGGGCACGTCGTCGCCCCGGTCGCCACGGGTGCGGAGGCGATCGCGGCGATCGCCGCCTCCCCCGTCGACGTCGTCATCCTCGACCTCGGGCTGCCCGACATGGACGGCACGTCGGTCCTCGGCGTCGTGCGCGCCCTCGGCGAGACACCCGTCATCGTGGCCACGGCCCGCGACCAGGACAGCGACATCGTCCGCCTGCTCGACGCCGGCGCCGACGACTACCTGGTCAAGCCCTTCTCGGTCGCGCAGATCGACGCGCGGATCCGGGCGGTCCTGCGAAGGACCAGCGCGGGCGCTGAGGCCGTGCCGGCCCTCGCGGTCGGCGAGCTGCGGCTCGACCCGCGCTCCCGCGAGGCCACCCTGGCGGGGCGGCCCCTGGAGCTCTCCCGGCTCGAGTTCGACCTGCTCCACCTGCTGATGCAGCGTGCGGGAGAGGTGGTCTCGAAGCCGACGCTGCTGGCCGAGGTCTGGCGCCAGCCGTGGGGCGGTGCGGACCGGACCGTCGACGTGCACCTGTCGTGGCTGCGGCGCAAGCTCGGCGAGACCGCGGCGGAGCCGCGCTACCTGGTCAGCGTGCGCGGGGTCGGGGTCAAGCTCGTGGACCCGGGACAGCCGTCGTGAGGCTCCGCACCCAGATCACCGTGCTCGGCGTCGGCACCGCTCTCCTGGTGACGGTCCTGGCTGCACTTCCGCTCGCCTTCCTCATCCACGACCACGCCTGGGACGAGGCACAGCAGCGCGCCACGTACGCGGCCCAGAGCACGGCCGACTACATGACGGCGGCCTCCTACGACCAGGCACACCTCGCGTCGTACGTCGAGCGGCTCAACCGCCGCGCCGAGACACCCGTCACCGTGCTCGAGCCCGGTGGTCGCTCGGCGGGCGCGCGGCTGGTCGGCGAGCGCCTCCGGGACGCTCTCCGCACGACCCGTCCCGCGCTCGGGGACGGCGACGAGGACAACCTCGGCACGGTGTCGCGTCCACGCGTGACGTCGACCGACGGCGCACGGCTGGTCCAGATCTTCTGCCAGACGCGCGACGGCGAGGCCCGCATCGTCGCCGTGCTCGAGGGCACCACCGTCCGGTCGAGGATCCGCGCCGAGCTGGCCACCATGGTCGGCGTCGCCCTCCTCCTGGTGGCGCTCGCGTGGGTGGCAGCCGAGCTGGTCGGCGCGCGCATCGTCCGCCCGCTGCGGCGTACGGCGGCGACCGCCAGCGCCCTGAGCTCGGGGGACCTGACCGCACGGGCACCCGAGTCGGGGCCGATCGAGGTGGCCCAGGTCGCCCGCGAGCTCAACGCGCTCGCGACCCGGATCGGGGAGCTGCTCACCATGGAGCGGGAGAACGCCGCCGACCTCTCGCACCGGCTCCGGACGCCGCTGACCGCCGTGCGGCTCGCCGTCGAGGCCCTGCCTCCCGGACCCGGCCGCTCCGACCTCGAGCACCACGTGGCCGCCGTCGAGCGCAGCCTGACGCAGACCATCCGCGCCGCCCGCAGGGGTGACCGCGAGGGCCTGCACCCGTCCTGCGACGCCGCCGCGGTCGCACGGGACCGGGCCTCCTTCTGGCGGCCACTGGTGGAGGACCAGGGCCGGTCGTGGGAGGTCACGCTCCCGGAGGGCGAGGTCCGGGTCCGGCTCGCGGCCGAGGACCTCGGCGACGCCCTCGACGCCCTCCTCGAGAACGCCGTCGCCCACACGCCGGAGGGCACCCCGCTGGCCGTGCGGGTGCGGGGCGACGCCTCCGCCGGCGTCGTGGAGGTGCTGGACCAGGGCACCGGCGTGCCCGCGTCCGCGCTCGTGCGCGGGCGGAGCGACCGCGGGTCCAGTGGCCTGGGCCTCGACATCGCGCGACGCACCGCCGAGGCGTCCGGCGGCGCGCTCGAGCTCGTGACGACCCCGCCGTGGCACGGCGTGCGTCTCCTCCTGGGTCACGCGCCCGACTGAGCCCGGCGACCGGCTGGCTCAGCGCATGCGGCGACGGATCGCCCACGCGCCGAGGCCCACGGCCGCGGCCGCGGCGGCGATCGCACCCGGACGGTTCTGCCAGCGGGTGTACTCCTCGGACACCTGCGGCCACGCGCGTCCGATCGCCGTGGCGGCGTCCTCGGGGGTCGCCTCGAGGTCAGCCACGGAGACCGGCTCGCCGAAGGTCAGGGTCACCTTGCGCGGCAGGGGCCACCTCCGCTTCTCGGTGCCGGTGATGGTCGCCGGCACCAACGGTGCACCGGCCTCGATCGCGAGGCGGGCCGCGCCGCGCTTCGGGGCGCCGAGGTCGTCACCCCGCACGCGGGTGCCCTCGGGGAACAGCGCGAGCGCGTCACCACGGGCCAGGATCGCGCGCGCGGTCTCCAGCGCCTCGGCGTCGGACTCGCCCCGGCGCACGGGGAAGTAGCCGAGGGCGAGGAAGTACTTCGCCCACCGGCCCTCGGCGTACTCCGCCTTGCCCATGAAGTGCACCGGACGCCGCAGGACGAGCGCGACGAAGAACGGGTCCCAGAAGCTCTTGTGGTTGGGCACGATGACGATCGGGCCCGTCTTCGGGACGTTCTCCTTGCCCCGGACCGTGAAGCCGCACAGCAGCCGGAAGACCAGTCCCACCACGGTCTTCACCACGAAGTAGAACGGTCCGCTCACGCCCTCTTCGCGTGCGATCCGGTGGGCTTCGGCGTTCGTCATCGACATGCGCCGATCATGGACCACCAGCGGCCCCGCGTCAGGCATGCTGCACACATGAGTTCGCCGGACGCGTCGACCTCCCTCACGCGCACCCTCGCCCGCCTGCTCCTGGGAGCGTTCCTCACCTTCGCGGGGATCGGGCACCTGACCTTCCTCCGCACCGAGTTCCGGGCCCAGGTGCCGTCGTGGTTCCCGGTCGACGCCGACCTCGTGGTGCTCGCCTCCGGAGCCGTCGAGATCGGCCTCGGGTCGGCGTTGCTCCTGTGGGCCCGGCGCCGCGTGGGGGTCGGGTTCGTCGTCGCTGCCTTCTTCGTCGCGGTCTTCCCGGGCAACATCGCCCAGTACCTGGAACACACGGACGCCTTCGGGCTCGACACCGACGGCAAGCGCCTCGCCCGGCTCTTCGGCCAGCCGGTGCTCGTGGCCTGGGCGTTGTGGTCGACGGGAGCACTCCGGGACCGCGTCCGCCGCTGAGG
The sequence above is a segment of the Nocardioides jiangxiensis genome. Coding sequences within it:
- a CDS encoding response regulator transcription factor gives rise to the protein MAHLMVVEDDEAIRRALTRGLTGLGHVVAPVATGAEAIAAIAASPVDVVILDLGLPDMDGTSVLGVVRALGETPVIVATARDQDSDIVRLLDAGADDYLVKPFSVAQIDARIRAVLRRTSAGAEAVPALAVGELRLDPRSREATLAGRPLELSRLEFDLLHLLMQRAGEVVSKPTLLAEVWRQPWGGADRTVDVHLSWLRRKLGETAAEPRYLVSVRGVGVKLVDPGQPS
- a CDS encoding Rieske (2Fe-2S) protein; protein product: MSAGNLSRRSVVAAVGAAPLLAACGAEAARQAAPAASVTPTPGATAHPSAGAGRGPAGAAPEGPSLLATSQVPVGGAVVVAAQSLVVTQPVAGEFRCFSSVCTHAGCTVRAGSPLVCPCHGSEFAIADGSVLRGPAATPLPERRIAVHDGEVRLA
- a CDS encoding DUF2231 domain-containing protein; this encodes MFNLINGLPVHPLVVHAVVVLLPLAILGTIALVVRPAWRDTHGLLLVGTAAVATLLIPVATSSGEALEKHVGDPGRHAALGDQLIWFAIPLLVLDVALVVLHRRGTTGAALLRSIAALAVVAALAAGVQVYRVGDSGARAAWGDQVSASVPASDSGD
- a CDS encoding Dabb family protein, whose translation is MIGHVVMWSLKDPADAPAFKAALDRCVDLVEGMLDFQVGIRSDGLEASADVVLVSRFTDEAALAAYQEHPVHKEVAATIGPLRSERHVVDYTYDA
- a CDS encoding sensor histidine kinase; amino-acid sequence: MRLRTQITVLGVGTALLVTVLAALPLAFLIHDHAWDEAQQRATYAAQSTADYMTAASYDQAHLASYVERLNRRAETPVTVLEPGGRSAGARLVGERLRDALRTTRPALGDGDEDNLGTVSRPRVTSTDGARLVQIFCQTRDGEARIVAVLEGTTVRSRIRAELATMVGVALLLVALAWVAAELVGARIVRPLRRTAATASALSSGDLTARAPESGPIEVAQVARELNALATRIGELLTMERENAADLSHRLRTPLTAVRLAVEALPPGPGRSDLEHHVAAVERSLTQTIRAARRGDREGLHPSCDAAAVARDRASFWRPLVEDQGRSWEVTLPEGEVRVRLAAEDLGDALDALLENAVAHTPEGTPLAVRVRGDASAGVVEVLDQGTGVPASALVRGRSDRGSSGLGLDIARRTAEASGGALELVTTPPWHGVRLLLGHAPD
- a CDS encoding DoxX family protein, which produces MSSPDASTSLTRTLARLLLGAFLTFAGIGHLTFLRTEFRAQVPSWFPVDADLVVLASGAVEIGLGSALLLWARRRVGVGFVVAAFFVAVFPGNIAQYLEHTDAFGLDTDGKRLARLFGQPVLVAWALWSTGALRDRVRR
- a CDS encoding lysophospholipid acyltransferase family protein — its product is MSMTNAEAHRIAREEGVSGPFYFVVKTVVGLVFRLLCGFTVRGKENVPKTGPIVIVPNHKSFWDPFFVALVLRRPVHFMGKAEYAEGRWAKYFLALGYFPVRRGESDAEALETARAILARGDALALFPEGTRVRGDDLGAPKRGAARLAIEAGAPLVPATITGTEKRRWPLPRKVTLTFGEPVSVADLEATPEDAATAIGRAWPQVSEEYTRWQNRPGAIAAAAAAVGLGAWAIRRRMR
- a CDS encoding ABC transporter permease gives rise to the protein MTVWFALGLLVVAAATAAVARTFRIPIGWQPVVALARAALQLTIIALLLKGVLSAPATAAAFIALMLLTASTVAGGRIRAVPHGRRHAATGVVVGAGVALGTALALHLVPLDARHVIALSSIVIGNAMSASTLAGRRFAQDAAARRGEVEGWLALGATPRRAYDDILRAAVAESLLPNLDQTRATGLVTLPGAFVGALFAGAPPAEAARFQLVVLASIGLAMLVTALVVTLQAARSPHVFVE